CCTAAGGGAATATCAAATGTTGAAATGACATTTTCAATCATAGTGTCAGCAGTTTTTTCATCTAAAGATCCGTATTTTTTCAAAATTTTTATTTCATCTTTTGTCAGATCTGTTTTTTCGGCAATTATTTCGAGCCTATCCTGAACACTTTTTTTGTGAAAACCTGATATTCTTGAGCTCAATATTATCCCTCCTTATTCTTAGTTTAAGATTTTATATAGCAAATCTTATTTTTCTTAATATTGCAAAAATCATGCCACTTTTAAGTAAGGATGAATAGTTAAAGTCGTAAAGGCAAAGGTGCATTTCCTACTCTACAATTACACTTTTAACCTTTGTATATTTTGTATATAAATGAATTTCAAATGATTATAAAAGTTAATAACAGCCAGAAATAAATTAAGTTGTATACAAGGTATACAACTGTATAAAAAATATATAGATTTTGTCGTTCAATATTATTTTATATAAAGATCATACTTTTTTAATTTTTGATAAAATGCTCTCCTACTTATACCTAATATTTTGATTGCTTGAGATTTATTATCTGTCTCTTCCAAAGCTTTAGTGATTAATTCTTTTTCATATTTTTCAAGCATATCTTTTAAATTGATGTGCTGATTTGGCAAAAAGGTTTTGCTTGAAGATGAATGGTGGAGTTTTTGGGGTAAGTGTGAAGGCTTGATTGTTTTAGATTCACACATAGTCAAAGCATATTTTATCACATTTTCTAACTCCCTAACATTTCCAGGCCAACTGTAATTAAGCAGCGCTTCTTGTGCTTTAGTACTAAATTCATAATTTTTCCCATCGGGAGCAAATTTATCAAGAAAGTGCTTCAATAAAACAAGGATGTCACTTTTTCTTTCTTTTAGGGAAGGTATATGAAGTGGAATTACATTTAAGCGAAAATACAAGTCTTCTCTAAATTTACCCTCTCTAATCAACTCTTCAAGGTTACTATTTGTTGCACTGAGTATTCTTATATCGATTCTTTTAACTTTAGTACCACCCACAGGGATAAATTCCTGTTCTTCGATAACTTTAAGAAGTTTAGCCTGAGTAGTTAAATCCATGTCACCTATCTCATCTAAGAATATACTACCTTTGTTGGCAAGTTCTAATTTGCCCTTCTTACCTCCTGTTTTTGCTCCAGAAAAAGCTCCTTCTTCATAACCTAGCAGTTCGCTTTCTAGAAGGTTTGTAGGTATGGCAGCACAATTTATAGGGATAAAAGGATGATTACTTCTATTACTTGCAAGATGAATTGCCTTTGCTAATATTCCCTTTCCTGTACCACTCTCTCCTCTAATATTCACCGGCATATCCGTTTCTGCAGCCTTAGATGCTTGGCGAAGAACTTTTAAAAACTCTGGATTATTTCCAATTAAATCCTCAAAAGAAGAAGGCAGTTTTTTAGAAGAAGGCTCTAGTTGACTTTTTAAGTATTCATTTAGTGATGATACCCTTTCAAGTTCATTTGTAAGCTCTACTAATTTTGTTATATCTCTAAAAACAGAAACACAATATTCAATCTCTTTATTATTGTATAATGGAAAAATATTCACCAGGACTTCTTTACCAAGTGTTTGAATCCTTGTTACTCTATCTTTAACAACCCCACCATCTTTTAGAACATCAAGCATTTTTGCGTTTGGTTCAATATTAGTCAGTTTTTTATTTAAAACTTTACTTTTCTCTACACCTAGTATCTCACTATATGCCTTGTTGATAAATATTATTTTTGATTCTTTGTCCACAATAACTACACCGTCAGCCATATTATTTAAAATTTTATTGAAGTACTCTTTGGTTAAAAAATTCTGCAAGAAAACACTCCTTTACTGCCTATATACAAACATGATAATTAATGCAGCAACTTACCTCAATATAATAGAATATCCCATTATCAAAAAGCTAACCATTAATTCTTAAAAGCACTTCTTATTTCGTTAAATTTTAAACCTCGCCTAAATAAATATTACCTAGCTTTAGACGAGGCCCTGGCTTTGGGTCTTGAGCCGGATAGCAAAAAGGAACCAGAGCAGTCACCTGAAGGTGCAAGGCGACCTGCTTCTAATAGCTCTGTTATAGTATCTTTAGTTATGGGGTCTTCTTTAAATATACGAATACTTTTTCTTTCTTTTATGACTTGCTTTAGTTACATTTCACAGCTTCACTCCTTCTTCATAATAAATTATAAAACAATTATGAAATAAAATATAAAGATTTATCTCTATCAAAATAAATCAAGATATACCTAATTCGTTAATTTCTATGTAAGATTATATTTCCCTTTTTCAAATCTAAAAAAAGCCCGCCTGCAGGTATAGCTAGAAGTACAGCAATACACCTGTAGACGGACCCTTTATAAGTAAGTCAGCTTTATCTTGAATCTATTTAATCTACATTAACTTCTCTTGTAGTACTATCGTCTTCAGTTTCTAATGTAATTTCAGCTGATTCAGCATCTTCAACAACTTCGAAGATAAATTCTACTTCTTCTTTTTCCTGACCGTCTAAGCTAATAGTTTTACTTTCATTTAATTCTCCCTCAACTTCTTCATCTTCCCAAACTAATACTGCCGTTACTTCTTGTTCACCTTCTAAGTCACCAGTGTTTTCAATATCTGCTGTAACGTCTATTTCGTTGTCCTCTCCATATCCTATACTAGAACCACTTATTTCAAAGTAAGCAGATTCAAGCTCTTCCATCTCAAACTCAACTATTTTATCTTCACCATCTACTTCAAATTCCCCTTCATATACTTTGTAGTCCTCCAGATTCGCTTCAAATGAATATTCACCATTTTCAAGTTCTTTTCCTGCGATACCATCTTCATCTGTAGTGAATTCTTCTCCTATCTCTTCTTCATCATCATCAAAAACAGCTATCTCTACATCTTCTAACTCATTCTCTTCTTCAAATTCCACAGCATAAACTTCATCAGCTACTTTTTCCTCTTCTTCCTCTTCATCTTTTTCATCTTCTAAAAGACTGTCTCTCAAGAAACGAGGGATTCCTGCAAATGCAGGTGGTCCACTTTCTTTTTCACCGCTAACTCTTGCTTGAACCATTTCTCTTACTGCATCCGGAGCATTAGAATGCTCAGGTGGTCCCTGCTCTCCCGCATGTTCTGGTGGGCCAGGCTCTCCTGCGTGCTCTGGTGGGCCGACTCTTTTTTCTTCTTCATAAACTTCGTCAGTAACTTTTTCCTCTTCTTCATCATAAACCTCGTCAGTAA
The Natranaerofaba carboxydovora genome window above contains:
- a CDS encoding sigma-54 interaction domain-containing protein, whose protein sequence is MQNFLTKEYFNKILNNMADGVVIVDKESKIIFINKAYSEILGVEKSKVLNKKLTNIEPNAKMLDVLKDGGVVKDRVTRIQTLGKEVLVNIFPLYNNKEIEYCVSVFRDITKLVELTNELERVSSLNEYLKSQLEPSSKKLPSSFEDLIGNNPEFLKVLRQASKAAETDMPVNIRGESGTGKGILAKAIHLASNRSNHPFIPINCAAIPTNLLESELLGYEEGAFSGAKTGGKKGKLELANKGSIFLDEIGDMDLTTQAKLLKVIEEQEFIPVGGTKVKRIDIRILSATNSNLEELIREGKFREDLYFRLNVIPLHIPSLKERKSDILVLLKHFLDKFAPDGKNYEFSTKAQEALLNYSWPGNVRELENVIKYALTMCESKTIKPSHLPQKLHHSSSSKTFLPNQHINLKDMLEKYEKELITKALEETDNKSQAIKILGISRRAFYQKLKKYDLYIK
- a CDS encoding nitroreductase family protein; this translates as MKERKSIRIFKEDPITKDTITELLEAGRLAPSGDCSGSFLLSGSRPKARASSKAR
- a CDS encoding collagen-like triple helix repeat-containing protein — encoded protein: MKKILAIVLAISLLSFGSVLAQGPPEDAGPPDHAGPSRETVDEEKEKVTDEVYDEEEEKVTDEVYEEEKRVGPPEHAGEPGPPEHAGEQGPPEHSNAPDAVREMVQARVSGEKESGPPAFAGIPRFLRDSLLEDEKDEEEEEEKVADEVYAVEFEEENELEDVEIAVFDDDEEEIGEEFTTDEDGIAGKELENGEYSFEANLEDYKVYEGEFEVDGEDKIVEFEMEELESAYFEISGSSIGYGEDNEIDVTADIENTGDLEGEQEVTAVLVWEDEEVEGELNESKTISLDGQEKEEVEFIFEVVEDAESAEITLETEDDSTTREVNVD